From the Malus domestica chromosome 17, GDT2T_hap1 genome, one window contains:
- the LOC103405062 gene encoding ribulose-1,5 bisphosphate carboxylase/oxygenase large subunit N-methyltransferase, chloroplastic: MAEASRVLQTTLLPTFHPQHKIHTFHSLPLNFRRNPVQCSVSTTDGAKATVAQKIPWGCDIDSLENASALQKWLTDSGLPPQKMAIEKVEVGERGLVALKNIRKGEKLLFVPPSLFITADSEWTCGEAGEVLKKNGVPDWPFLATYLISEASYLQSSRWSNYISALPRQPYSLLYWTREELDRYLEASQIRQRAIERVTNVVGTYNDLRMRIFSKYPALFPEEVFNIETFKWSFGILFSRLVRLPSLGGKVALVPWADMLNHSCKVDAFLDYDKSSQGVVFSTDVAYEPGEQVFISYGKKSNGELLLSYGFVPREGTNPRDSVELPLSLSKSDKCYKEKLEVLRKYGLSASQCYPMQITGWPLELMAYAYLAVSPPSMSGQFDEMAAAASNKSTAKKDLRYSEIEEEALQFILDTCEASISKYNKFLQASGSMDLDVTSPKQLNRRLFLKQLAVDLSTSERRILFRAQYILRRRLRDIRSGELKALTIFNGFRKFFK; this comes from the exons ATGGCTGAAGCTTCAAGAGTTCTGCAGACAACTCTCCTCCCCACCTTCCACCCCCAACACAAAATCCACACATTCCACTCGCTCCCTTTGAATTTCCGTAGAAACCCAGTTCAGTGCTCTGTCTCCACGACCGACGGCGCCAAGGCCACGGTGGCGCAGAAGATTCCGTGGGGCTGCGACATTGACTCCTTGGAGAACGCTTCTGCTCTGCAGAAATGGCTGACGGATTCGGGGCTTCCGCCGCAGAAGATGGCGATAGAGAAAGTGGAAGTTGGGGAGAGGGGACTGGTTGCTTTGAAGAATATAAGGAAGGGGGAGAAGCTGCTCTTTGTGCCTCCCTCTCTGTTTATCACTGCTGACTCT GAATGGACTTGCGGTGAGGCTGGTGAAGTGTTGAAGAAAAACGGCGTACCTGATTGGCCATTTCTGGCAACCTATCTGATCAGTGAAGCAAGTTACCTTCAATCTTCTAGATGGAGCAACTATATCTCTGCCCTACCAAGACAGCCTTATTCCCTTCTGTATTG GACTCGCGAAGAACTTGATCGGTATTTGGAAGCATCACAGATCAGGCAACGGGCGATTGAAAGAGTTACTAATGTTGTTGGAAC GTACAACGATTTAAGGATGAGGATATTTTCCAAGTATCCTGCTTTATTTCCTGAAGAG GTGTTCAACATTGAAACCTTCAAATGGTCATTTGGAATTCTTTTCTCCCGCTTG GTTCGGTTACCCTCATTGGGTGGAAAGGTTGCGTTGGTTCCTTGGGCAGATATGCTGAATCATAGTTGTAAG GTAGACGCATTTTTGGATTATGATAAATCGTCACAGGGAGTTGTCTTTTCAACAGATGTGGCATATGAGCCAGGTGAGCAG GTTTTCATTTCCTACGGAAAGAAATCTAACGGAGAGCTGTTGCTAtcttatgggtttgttccaaggGAGGGCACCAACCCTAGAGATTCTGTTGAGCTGCCACTGTCGCTTTCAAAATCCGACAAATGTTATAAGGAGAAGTTGGAAGTTTTGAGAAAGTACGGATTGTCAGC ATCTCAGTGCTACCCTATGCAAATCACCGGTTGGCCATTGGAGCTAATGGCGTACGCTTATTTAGCCGTGAGTCCTCCAAGTATGAGTGGACAATTTGATGAG ATGGCTGCTGCAGCGTCAAACAAATCTACAGCGAAGAAGGATTTACGATACAGTGAAATAGAGGAAGAAGCGTTACAGTTTATACTGGACACCTGTGAAGCCAGCATATCAAAGTATAACAAATTCTTACAG GCAAGtggatccatggatttggatgtgaCGTCTCCAAAGCAACTAAACCGAAGGTTGTTTCTGAAACAGCTAGCGGTAGACTTGAGTACTAGTGAGCGGAGAATCCTATTTCGTGCGCAATAT ATACTGAGAAGGAGATTGAGGGACATAAGAAGCGGTGAACTGAAAGCTCTAACAATCTTCAACGGATTCCGAAAGTTTTTCAAGTGA
- the LOC103405061 gene encoding long chain acyl-CoA synthetase 8, which produces MEDSEKIVSVQDNLVADDHLSVLKSYGTYGIVGAVVVAVLIPAFLSTVFGGKKRGKQRGVPVEVSGEAGYAMRNARETELVEVPQKGATTMAALFEQSCRKYLHNRFLGTRKFIGREFVTASDGRKFEKLHMGEYEWQSYGEVFDRACNFASGLIKLGHNMDSRAAIFSETRAEWFIAFQGFFRQNITVVTIYASLGEDALIHSLNETQVSTLICDSKQLKKLAAITSSLNTIQNVIYFEDEGSSDAIVSGSMGDLKVASFSEVEKLGQESRVPPSLPSKNDIAVIMYTSGSTGLPKGVMITHGNVVATTAAVMTVVPSLGSADVYLAYLPLAHVFELAAESVMLAAGCSIGYGSALTLTDTSNKVKKGTKGDATMLQPTIMTAVPAILDRVRDGVLKKVDEKGGFAKNLFNLGFRRRLAAVEGSWFGAWGLERMLWDVVVFKKIRSLLGGRIRFMLCGGAPLSGDSQRFINICMGAPIGQGYGLTETFAGATFSEADDTTVGRVGPPLPCGYIKLVSWKEGGYLSSDKPMPRGEIVVGGYSVTAGYFKNQEKTDEVFKVDEKGMRWFYTGDIGMFHPDGCLEIIDRKKDIVKLQHGEYISLGKVEAALASSNYVDNIMAYADPSHNYCVALIVPACQALEKWAQEAGVQYNDFPELCEKAETVSEVQQSLSKVAKASKLDKFELPAKIRLLPEPWTPESGLVTAAMKIKREQIKAKFKNELNKLYA; this is translated from the exons ATGGAGGATTCTGAGAAAATTGTGTCGGTGCAAGACAACTTGGTTGCTGATGATCACTTGTCAGTTCTGAAAAGCTATGGAACATACGGCATTGTTGGCGCTGTTGTTGTTGCCGTACTTATACCTGCATTTCTGTCCACTGTGTTTGGGGGAAAGAAAAGGGGGAAGCAGAGAGGAGTTCCAGTTGAAGTTAGTGGTGAGGCAGGTTATGCAATGCGCAATGCTCGAGAAACTGAGTTGGTTGAAGTTCCTCAGAAAGGAGCCACAACCATGGCAGCCCTTTTTGAACAATCTTGTAGAAAGTACTTGCATAATCGATTCCTTGGAACAAGGAAGTTTATTGGAAGGGAATTTGTTACAGCTAGCGATGGAAGGAAGTTTGAGAAGCTTcacatgggagagtatgaatgGCAATCTTATGGAGAAGTGTTTGATCGTGCTTGCAACTTTGCATCTGGGCTTATTAAGTTAGGTCATAATATGGATAGCCGTGCAGCAATTTTTTCAGAGACCCGTGCAGAGTGGTTTATAGCCTTTCAG GGATTCTTCCGGCAAAATATCACCGTTGTCACCATTTATGCTTCGCTAGGAGAGGATGCGTTAATTCACTCCCTCAATGAG ACCCAAGTTTCGACATTGATCTGTGATTCCAAGCAGTTGAAGAAGTTGGCTGCTATAACCTCAAGCCTAAACACCATTCAAaatgttatttattttgaagaTGAGGGAAGTTCAGATGCTATTGTATCTGGGAGTATGGGCGATTTGAAAGTTGCATCCTTTTCTGAAGTTGAGAAGCTTGGACAAGAGAGTCGTGTTCCTCCAAGTTTACCTTCCAAGAATGATATTGCTGTTATTATGTATACAAGTGGAAGTACAGGTCTACCGAAG GGAGTCATGATAACTCATGGCAACGTTGTAGCCACTACTGCAGCGGTTATGACAGTGGTTCCGAGTCTGGGTAGTGCTGATGTCTACCTGGCATACTTGCCCTTGGCTCACGTTTTCGAATTGGCAGCTGAG TCTGTGATGCTGGCTGCAGGCTGTTCAATTGGTTATGGTTCAGCATTGACTTTAACAGACACTTCAAATAAAGTTAAAAAAGGAACCAAGGGAGATGCAACTATGTTACAGCCAACCATCATGACAGCAGTTCCTGCTATTTTAGATCGTGTTCGAGATGGAGTTCTGAAAAAG GTTGATGAGAAGGGGGGCTTTGCTAAGAATCTTTTTAATCTTGGGTTTAGACGGCGACTGGCGGCTGTAGAAGGAAGCTGGTTTGGGGCTTGGGGTTTGGAAAGGATGTTGTGGGATGTCGTTGTCTTCAAAAAAATACGCTCATTACTTGGAGGACGCATTCGTTTTATGCTCTGTGGTGGTGCTCCTCTGTCTGGTGATTCACAGCGATTCATCAATATTTGCATGGG GGCTCCTATTGGGCAAGGATATGGTTTGACAGAAACATTTGCTGGAGCTACGTTTTCCGAGGCGGATGACACAACTGTGGGCCGTGTTGGTCCTCCCCTTCCTTGTGGATACATTAAG CTTGTTTCTTGGAAAGAAGGAGGATACTTGTCATCTGACAAGCCTATGCCTCGTGGGGAGATTGTAGTCGGGGGATACAGTGTAACTGCTGGTTACTTTAAGAACCAAGAAAAGACTGATGAGGTGTTTAAG GTTGATGAGAAGGGCATGCGTTGGTTTTATACTGGTGACATTGGAATGTTTCATCCTGATGGATGCCTTGAAATTATTGATAGGAAGAAGGATATCGTTAAACTCCAGCATGGAGAGTACATTTCCCTTGGAAAG GTTGAAGCAGCATTAGCATCAAGTAATTATGTGGACAACATCATGGCATATGCAGATCCCTCACACAACTATTGCGTAGCTCTAATTGTCCCTGCATGTCAGGCCCTCGAGAAGTGGGCACAGGAAGCCGGTGTCCAGTATAATGATTTTCCTGAGCTGTGTGAAAAAGCTGAAACAGTCAGTGAGGTTCAGCAATCCCTCTCCAAG GTAGCAAAAGCATCGAAATTGGATAAGTTCGAACTTCCTGCCAAGATTCGGTTGCTGCCTGAGCCTTGGACACCCGAGTCCGGATTGGTTACTGCTGCTATGAAGATTAAGAGAGAACAGATCAAGGCCAAGTTCAAAAATGAGCTCAACAAGTTGTATGCTTGA
- the LOC103405060 gene encoding heterogeneous nuclear ribonucleoprotein 1-like — MASKKSNYNPLSGDGASPGKIFIGGLAKDTTLNTFVQYFEKYGEIIDSVIMKDRETGRPRGFGFITYEDPAVVDQLIEETHVINGKQVEIKRTIPKGAGQGNDFKTKKIFVGGIPPTFTEDEFKSFFSQFGKVVEHEIIRDHVTKRPRGFGFVVFDSNHDVDNALANGNRIDMAGTQVEIKKAEPKKASNPARVPAFGTDSRAHPYNDRFSAFGDPMSSFGPGGYGPPPYRSLGRFGSRFGDYGGYPDSTDFGGGFRGAFSGYRGGSSFGYPSRFGSYGEGLGGGYDGSGLGAYGHEVRGYGGYDGSGSGDGYDSGPAATYGGPRGMYGSRAGYGGSSRYHPYGR; from the exons ATGGCTTCCAAGAAGAGTAACTATAACCCTCTCTCCGGCGATGGTGCTAGCCCCGg AAAGATCTTCATCGGTGGTTTAGCCAAAGACACCACTTTGA ATACCTTCGTTCAGTACTTTGAGAAGTATGGGGAGATAATTGACTCTGTGATCATGAAAGACCGCGAAACTGGTCGACCTAGGGGGTTCGGGTTCATCACCTATGAGGATCCTGCTGTTGTTGACCAATTAATTGAAGAGACTCATGTGATCAACGGAAAGCAG GTTGAGATAAAGAGAACCATTCCAAAAGGTGCTGGTCAGGGAAATGatttcaaaacaaagaaaatttttGTTGGCGGGATTCCACCGACCTTTACTGAAG ATGAGTTCAAAAGCTTCTTTTCACAATTTGGTAAGGTGGTGGAGCATGAGATCATACGTGATCATGTCACTAAGCGCCCTCGAGGATTTGGATTTGTTGTATTTGACAGCAATCATGATGTTGATAATGCTCTCGCAAATGGAAATAGGATTGATATGGCAGGTACACAG GTTGAGATCAAGAAGGCTGAACCAAAGAAGGCCTCAAACCCAGCACGTGTTCCTGCATTTGGTACTGACTCTAGGGCACACCCTTACAATGATAGATTCAGTGCATTTGGCGACCCCATGAGTAGTTTTGGTCCTGGTGGTTATGGCCCTCCTCCTTATAGGTCACTTGGACGTTTTGGCAGTAGGTTTGGTGATTATGGTGGATATCCAGATAGTACTGATTTTGGAGGTGGTTTTAGAGGTGCCTTTTCTGGTTATCGTGGGGGGTCATCATTCGGCTATCCTAGTCGCTTTGGTTCCTATGGTGAAGGGCTTGGTGGGGGATATGATGGTAGTGGGTTAGGTGCATATGGGCATGAAGTTAGGGGCTATGGTGGTTACGATGGTTCAGGCTCTGGTGATGGCTATGATTCAGGTCCTGCTGCTACTTATGGTGGGCCTCGAGGCATGTATGGTAGTAGGGCAGGTTATGGTGGGAGTAGTCGTTACCATCCCTACGGAAGGTAG
- the LOC103405059 gene encoding GBF-interacting protein 1-like isoform X1 has protein sequence MSGGGLRVSIPNGVRKTIQDIKEITGNHSEEEIHAMLKECNMDPNETAQKLLLQDPFHEVKRKRDKRKENLNNKESAESRWRPGGQGRGGRGGRANFAPRHMPRDAGGGRNAGPATENGPSQGAEKGGSPSFPPSRETKNKERSVDGPTNVASGGPSVVHPPHLSAGSGPEISLSRVGDNLGSLFPPVNAKESPSIKFGNEDLQEQPAPSSSSSSVLANPASTLAACFSPSDPVLMPSNDSRLPGSVGTIKREVGSHHPPASEVGSSPAQGKVASKTQGVGKSQLSDLSRSSSTSTHGGSGSRPSSNYSSRSQQLIGTQKVGTNKEWKPKPINSAVVQGLGTAPTSELSSNSIEVPSQSQLVSRVLDSEEATSKLQRKLEELHLPQRKVVILPNHIHVPESERTKLSFGSFGAMFGISTGYVSAPESDKSSTPRSETSQVVEESVEEQSSSNQNASATADEGDYPDHPQSPPLVSENISSGEGDVSSSVSPGHNESKHDTALPSGGHQFSVAHTSPNYSFGFVPPILGSQLAPFENSESQARDVSRLPSFVVQPPFDPASYYAQYYRSGADSDGRLSPFPSPGVSTKYNANVAVLPQSSQSPQEGGVLSAAGPTPLVTQAPGIVQSSISVTQQPVPVFRPPAGMHISHYPHNYFPYSHYFSPIYVPPPAIHQFLGNGAFPQQPQAGGVYPAPPAAAATGVKYSLPQYKTGTNTGNSAHMGMASGYGPYGSSPAGYNPSAPTTVGNSTSNEDLASSQFKENNAYITGQQSEGSSVWVAAPGRDISSLTSSFYNLPPQGQHMTFTPTQAGHGTFAGLYHPAQAVTAAAVHPLLQQPQTMAGAVDMVGPGGNVYQQPQHAQMNWPSNY, from the exons ATGAGTGGCGGCGGGCTTAGGGTTTCAATCCCCAACGGTGTGAGGAAGACGATCCAGGACATCAAGGAGATCACCGGCAATCACAGTGAGGAGGAAATCCACGCAATGCTCAAAGAATGCAACATGGATCCTAACGAGACCGCCCAGAAGCTTCTCCTTCAGG ATCCATTCCATGAGGTTAAAAGGAAACGCGACAAGAGAAAAGAG AATCTGAACAACAAAGAGTCTGCAGAATCCCGGTGGAGACCTGGAGGGCAGGGACGGGGGGGTAGGGGTGGCCGGGCGAATTTTGCACCTCGTCATATGCCACGTG ATGCTGGTGGTGGCAGAAATGCTGGTCCTGCAACTGAGAATGGACCCAGTCAGGGTGCCGAGAAAGGTGGTTCTCCCTCTTTCCCACCCTCTCGTGagacaaaaaataaagagagaaGTGTGGATGGGCCCACCAATGTGGCTTCTGGAGGTCCTAGTGTGGTGCATCCCCCCCATTTATCTGCTGGAAGTGGTCCTGAAATAAGTTTGTCACGGGTTGGGGATAATTTGGGAAGTTTGTTCCCCCCAGTGAATGCAAAAGAAAGTCCCAGCATTAAATTTGGCAATGAGGACTTGCAGGAGCAGCCCGCACCAAGCTCCAGTAGCAGCTCAGTGTTGGCAAACCCAGCATCTACACTGGCAGCTTGTTTCTCACCTTCAGATCCTGTACTCATGCCATCTAATGATTCACGGCTCCCAGGTTCTGTGGGCACAATTAAACGTGAAGTAGGGAGCCATCATCCTCCAG CTTCAGAGGTTGGTAGCTCTCCTGCACAAGGTAAAGTGGCAAGCAAGACACAGGGAGTTGGGAAAAGTCAGCTTTCTGATCTTTCACGCTCTTCATCTACATCAACTCATGGTGGTTCAGGTAGTCGACCATCATCTAATTACAGTAGCCGGTCACAACAATTGATTGGCACTCAAAAAG TTGGTACCAACAAAGAGTggaaaccaaaaccaatcaATTCTGCTGTTGTTCAAGGTCTGGGAACTGCTCCCACATCTGAGCTTTCTTCCAATTCTATAGAGGTCCCTTCCCAGTCACAGCTGGTCTCAAGAGTCCTTGATTCAGAAGAAGCAACTTCAAAACTgcagagaaagctagaggaatTACACCTTCCTCAGCGCAAAGTAGTTATTCTTCCAAATCACATCCATGTTCCAGAATCTGAAAGAACCAAGTTGAGTTTTGGAAGTTTTGGTGCTATGTTTGGCATAAGTACTGGCTATGTGAGTGCTCCTGAGAGTGATAAGAGCTCAACACCACGGTCCGAGACTTCTCAGGTTGTTGAAGAATCTGTGGAGGAACAATCCTCAAG CAATCAAAATGCTTCGGCAACTGCTGATGAAGGTGATTATCCTGATCATCCGCAATCACCTCCTCTAGTATCCGAAAATATATCATCTGGTGAGGGTGATGTATCATCCAGTGTATCCCCAGGACACAATGAATCTAAGCATGACACTGCATTGCCATCTGGGGGCCATCAGTTCTCGGTGGCTCATACTTCTCCGAACTACAGTTTTGGGTTTGTGCCCCCAATTTTAGGGAGTCAGCTTGCACCATTTGAAAACTCTGAGTCTCAAGCACGTGATGTTTCTCGCCTTCCAAGCTTTGTA GTACAACCACCCTTTGACCCAGCAAGTTATTATGCCCAATATTACCGCTCAGGTGCTGATAGTGATGGCCGCCTTTCTCCATTTCCTTCTCCTGGGGTTTCCACCAAGTACAATGCGAACGTTGCAGTATTGCCTCAAAGTTCTCAGTCTCCCCAAGAG GGCGGGGTTCTATCTGCAGCTGGCCCAACACCATTGGTGACACAGGCTCCTGGGATTGTTCAGAGCTCGATATCTGTAACTCAGCAGCCAGTTCCTGTCTTTCGACCACCAGCTGGGATGCACATATCTCATTATCCTCATAACTATTTTCCCTACAGTCACTACTTTTCCCCAATCTATGTTCCACCTCCAGCCATCCACCAATTTTTGGGCAATGGTGCATTTCCTCAGCAACCTCAAGCTGGTGGTGTGTATCCAGCTCCGCCAGCAGCAGCAGCCACAggagtcaaatactcactgccGCAATACAAAACAGGGACTAATACAGGGAACTCTGCCCATATGGGAATGGCAAGTGGTTATGGGCCATATGGCTCTTCCCCAGCTGGTTATAATCCGAGTGCTCCCACAACGGTAGGAAACTCTACGTCTAATGAGGATCTTGCCTCATCTCAGTTCAAGGAAAATAATGCATACATCACGGGACAGCAG AGTGAAGGATCTTCTGTGTGGGTTGCAGCACCTGGCCGAGACATATCCAGCTTAACAAGTTCATTTTACAACCTTCCCCCTCAGGGTCAGCACATGACTTTCACCCCAACGCAGGCTGGCCATGGAACCTTTGCTGGTCTCTACCACCCTGCACAAGCAGTAACAGCAGCAGCAGTTCATCCGCTTCTCCAACAACCCCAGACCATGGCTGGGGCTGTTGACATGG
- the LOC103405059 gene encoding GBF-interacting protein 1-like isoform X2: MSGGGLRVSIPNGVRKTIQDIKEITGNHSEEEIHAMLKECNMDPNETAQKLLLQDPFHEVKRKRDKRKENLNNKESAESRWRPGGQGRGGRGGRANFAPRHMPRDAGGGRNAGPATENGPSQGAEKGGSPSFPPSRETKNKERSVDGPTNVASGGPSVVHPPHLSAGSGPEISLSRVGDNLGSLFPPVNAKESPSIKFGNEDLQEQPAPSSSSSSVLANPASTLAACFSPSDPVLMPSNDSRLPGSVGTIKREVGSHHPPASEVGSSPAQGKVASKTQGVGKSQLSDLSRSSSTSTHGGSGSRPSSNYSSRSQQLIGTQKAVGTNKEWKPKPINSAVVQGLGTAPTSELSSNSIEVPSQSQLVSRVLDSEEATSKLQRKLEELHLPQRKVVILPNHIHVPESERTKLSFGSFGAMFGISTGYVSAPESDKSSTPRSETSQVVEESVEEQSSSNQNASATADEGDYPDHPQSPPLVSENISSGEGDVSSSVSPGHNESKHDTALPSGGHQFSVAHTSPNYSFGFVPPILGSQLAPFENSESQARDVSRLPSFVVQPPFDPASYYAQYYRSGADSDGRLSPFPSPGVSTKYNANVAVLPQSSQSPQEGGVLSAAGPTPLVTQAPGIVQSSISVTQQPVPVFRPPAGMHISHYPHNYFPYSHYFSPIYVPPPAIHQFLGNGAFPQQPQAGGVYPAPPAAAATGVKYSLPQYKTGTNTGNSAHMGMASGYGPYGSSPAGYNPSAPTTVGNSTSNEDLASSQFKENNAYITGQQSEGSSVWVAAPGRDISSLTSSFYNLPPQGQHMTFTPTQAGHGTFAGLYHPAQAVTAAAVHPLLQQPQTMAGAVDMVGPGGNVYQQPQHAQMNWPSNY; the protein is encoded by the exons ATGAGTGGCGGCGGGCTTAGGGTTTCAATCCCCAACGGTGTGAGGAAGACGATCCAGGACATCAAGGAGATCACCGGCAATCACAGTGAGGAGGAAATCCACGCAATGCTCAAAGAATGCAACATGGATCCTAACGAGACCGCCCAGAAGCTTCTCCTTCAGG ATCCATTCCATGAGGTTAAAAGGAAACGCGACAAGAGAAAAGAG AATCTGAACAACAAAGAGTCTGCAGAATCCCGGTGGAGACCTGGAGGGCAGGGACGGGGGGGTAGGGGTGGCCGGGCGAATTTTGCACCTCGTCATATGCCACGTG ATGCTGGTGGTGGCAGAAATGCTGGTCCTGCAACTGAGAATGGACCCAGTCAGGGTGCCGAGAAAGGTGGTTCTCCCTCTTTCCCACCCTCTCGTGagacaaaaaataaagagagaaGTGTGGATGGGCCCACCAATGTGGCTTCTGGAGGTCCTAGTGTGGTGCATCCCCCCCATTTATCTGCTGGAAGTGGTCCTGAAATAAGTTTGTCACGGGTTGGGGATAATTTGGGAAGTTTGTTCCCCCCAGTGAATGCAAAAGAAAGTCCCAGCATTAAATTTGGCAATGAGGACTTGCAGGAGCAGCCCGCACCAAGCTCCAGTAGCAGCTCAGTGTTGGCAAACCCAGCATCTACACTGGCAGCTTGTTTCTCACCTTCAGATCCTGTACTCATGCCATCTAATGATTCACGGCTCCCAGGTTCTGTGGGCACAATTAAACGTGAAGTAGGGAGCCATCATCCTCCAG CTTCAGAGGTTGGTAGCTCTCCTGCACAAGGTAAAGTGGCAAGCAAGACACAGGGAGTTGGGAAAAGTCAGCTTTCTGATCTTTCACGCTCTTCATCTACATCAACTCATGGTGGTTCAGGTAGTCGACCATCATCTAATTACAGTAGCCGGTCACAACAATTGATTGGCACTCAAAAAG CAGTTGGTACCAACAAAGAGTggaaaccaaaaccaatcaATTCTGCTGTTGTTCAAGGTCTGGGAACTGCTCCCACATCTGAGCTTTCTTCCAATTCTATAGAGGTCCCTTCCCAGTCACAGCTGGTCTCAAGAGTCCTTGATTCAGAAGAAGCAACTTCAAAACTgcagagaaagctagaggaatTACACCTTCCTCAGCGCAAAGTAGTTATTCTTCCAAATCACATCCATGTTCCAGAATCTGAAAGAACCAAGTTGAGTTTTGGAAGTTTTGGTGCTATGTTTGGCATAAGTACTGGCTATGTGAGTGCTCCTGAGAGTGATAAGAGCTCAACACCACGGTCCGAGACTTCTCAGGTTGTTGAAGAATCTGTGGAGGAACAATCCTCAAG CAATCAAAATGCTTCGGCAACTGCTGATGAAGGTGATTATCCTGATCATCCGCAATCACCTCCTCTAGTATCCGAAAATATATCATCTGGTGAGGGTGATGTATCATCCAGTGTATCCCCAGGACACAATGAATCTAAGCATGACACTGCATTGCCATCTGGGGGCCATCAGTTCTCGGTGGCTCATACTTCTCCGAACTACAGTTTTGGGTTTGTGCCCCCAATTTTAGGGAGTCAGCTTGCACCATTTGAAAACTCTGAGTCTCAAGCACGTGATGTTTCTCGCCTTCCAAGCTTTGTA GTACAACCACCCTTTGACCCAGCAAGTTATTATGCCCAATATTACCGCTCAGGTGCTGATAGTGATGGCCGCCTTTCTCCATTTCCTTCTCCTGGGGTTTCCACCAAGTACAATGCGAACGTTGCAGTATTGCCTCAAAGTTCTCAGTCTCCCCAAGAG GGCGGGGTTCTATCTGCAGCTGGCCCAACACCATTGGTGACACAGGCTCCTGGGATTGTTCAGAGCTCGATATCTGTAACTCAGCAGCCAGTTCCTGTCTTTCGACCACCAGCTGGGATGCACATATCTCATTATCCTCATAACTATTTTCCCTACAGTCACTACTTTTCCCCAATCTATGTTCCACCTCCAGCCATCCACCAATTTTTGGGCAATGGTGCATTTCCTCAGCAACCTCAAGCTGGTGGTGTGTATCCAGCTCCGCCAGCAGCAGCAGCCACAggagtcaaatactcactgccGCAATACAAAACAGGGACTAATACAGGGAACTCTGCCCATATGGGAATGGCAAGTGGTTATGGGCCATATGGCTCTTCCCCAGCTGGTTATAATCCGAGTGCTCCCACAACGGTAGGAAACTCTACGTCTAATGAGGATCTTGCCTCATCTCAGTTCAAGGAAAATAATGCATACATCACGGGACAGCAG AGTGAAGGATCTTCTGTGTGGGTTGCAGCACCTGGCCGAGACATATCCAGCTTAACAAGTTCATTTTACAACCTTCCCCCTCAGGGTCAGCACATGACTTTCACCCCAACGCAGGCTGGCCATGGAACCTTTGCTGGTCTCTACCACCCTGCACAAGCAGTAACAGCAGCAGCAGTTCATCCGCTTCTCCAACAACCCCAGACCATGGCTGGGGCTGTTGACATGG